One part of the Arabidopsis thaliana chromosome 4, partial sequence genome encodes these proteins:
- the WRKY19 gene encoding protein kinase family protein, whose protein sequence is MAATPPISSGSGLSQQLNNSSSSKLCQVEGCQKGARDASGRCISHGGGRRCQKPDCQKGAEGKTVYCKAHGGGRRCEYLGCTKGAEGSTDFCIAHGGGRRCNHEDCTRSAWGRTEFCVKHGGGARCKTYGCGKSASGPLPFCRAHGGGKKCSHEDCTGFARGRSGLCLMHGGGKRCQRENCTKSAEGLSGLCISHGGGRRCQSIGCTKGAKGSKMFCKACITKRPLTIDGGGNMGGVTTGDALNYLKAVKDKFEDSEKYDTFLEVLNDCKHQGVDTSGVIARLKDLFKGHDDLLLGFNTYLSKEYQITILPEDDFPIDFLDKVEGPYEMTYQQAQTVQANANMQPQTEYPSSSAVQSFSSGQPQIPTSAPDSSLLAKSNTSGITIIEHMSQQPLNVDKQVNDGYNWQKYGQKKVKGSKFPLSYYKCTYLGCPSKRKVERSLDGQVAEIVYKDRHNHEPPNQGKDGSTTYLSGSSTHINCMSSELTASQFSSNKTKIEQQEAASLATTIEYMSEASDNEEDSNGETSEGEKDEDEPEPKRRITEVQVSELADASDRTVREPRVIFQTTSEVDNLDDGYRWRKYGQKVVKGNPYPRFSSSKDYDVVIRYGRADISNEDFISHLRASLCRRGISVYEKFNEVDALPKCRVLIIVLTSTYVPSNLLNILEHQHTEDRVVYPIFYRLSPYDFVCNSKNYERFYLQDEPKKWQAALKEITQMPGYTLTDKSESELIDEIVRDALKVLCSADKVNMIGMDMQVEEILSLLCIESLDVRSIGIWGTVGIGKTTIAEEIFRKISVQYETCVVLKDLHKEVEVKGHDAVRENFLSEVLEVEPHVIRISDIKTSFLRSRLQRKRILVILDDVNDYRDVDTFLGTLNYFGPGSRIIMTSRNRRVFVLCKIDHVYEVKPLDIPKSLLLLDRGTCQIVLSPEVYKTLSLELVKFSNGNPQVLQFLSSIDREWNKLSQEVKTTSPIYIPGIFEKSCCGLDDNERGIFLDIACFFNRIDKDNVAMLLDGCGFSAHVGFRGLVDKSLLTISQHNLVDMLSFIQATGREIVRQESADRPGDRSRLWNADYIRHVFINDTGTSAIEGIFLDMLNLKFDANPNVFEKMCNLRLLKLYCSKAEEKHGVSFPQGLEYLPSKLRLLHWEYYPLSSLPKSFNPENLVELNLPSSCAKKLWKGKKSLEKLKKMRLSYSDQLTKIPRLSSATNLEHIDLEGCNSLLSLSQSISYLKKLVFLNLKGCSKLENIPSMVDLESLEVLNLSGCSKLGNFPEISPNVKELYMGGTMIQEIPSSIKNLVLLEKLDLENSRHLKNLPTSIYKLKHLETLNLSGCISLERFPDSSRRMKCLRFLDLSRTDIKELPSSISYLTALDELLFVDSRRNSPVVTNPNANSTELMPSESSKLEILGTPADNEVVVGGTVEKTRGIERTPTILVKSREYLIPDDVVAVGGDIKGLRPPVLQLQPAMKLSHIPRGSTWDFVTHFAPPETVAPPSSSSEAREEEVETEETGAMFIPLGDKETCSFTVNKGDSSRTISNTSPIYASEGSFITCWQKGQLLGRGSLGSVYEGISADGDFFAFKEVSLLDQGSQAHEWIQQVEGGIALLSQLQHQNIVRYRGTTKDESNLYIFLELVTQGSLRKLYQRNQLGDSVVSLYTRQILDGLKYLHDKGFIHRNIKCANVLVDANGTVKLADFGLAKVMSLWRTPYWNWMAPEVILNPKDYDGYGTPADIWSLGCTVLEMLTGQIPYSDLEIGTALYNIGTGKLPKIPDILSLDARDFILTCLKVNPEERPTAAELLNHPFVNMPLPSSGSGSVSSLLRG, encoded by the exons ATGGCAGCAACACCACCAATAAGCTCAGGTTCCGGTTTATCTCAGCAGCTTAATAATTCTTCTAGTTCCAAGTTATGTCAAGTGGAAGGATGTCAAAAAGGAGCAAGAGATGCATCTGGTCGTTGCATTTCCCATGGCGGTGGACGTAGATGCCAGAAACCTGATTGCCAGAAGGGAGCTGAAGGTAAAACAGTGTACTGTAAAGCCCACGGAGGTGGTCGCAGATGTGAATATCTTGGATGCACCAAAGGCGCAGAAGGCAGTACTGATTTTTGTATAGCTCATGGAGGTGGTCGAAGATGCAACCATGAAGATTGCACACGATCTGCTTGGGGAAGAACAGAATTCTGTGTCAAGCACGGTGGAGGAGCGAGATGCAAAACATACGGCTGCGGAAAAAGCGCTAGTGGTCCTTTGCCATTCTGCCGAGCCCATGGTGGTGGTAAAAAATGCAGCCATGAAGATTGCACAGGATTTGCTAGGGGAAGATCAGGACTCTGTCTCATGCACGGTGGGGGAAAGAGATGCCAAAGAGAGAACTGCACTAAAAGCGCTGAAGGTCTTTCGGGACTCTGCATATCCCATGGTGGTGGTCGGCGATGTCAATCTATTGGATGCACAAAAGGAGCGAAAGGGAGCAAAATGTTCTGCAAAGCATGCATAACTAAAAGGCCTCTAACGATTGATGGAGGAGGAAATATGGGAGGGGTAACAACAGGTGATGCCTTGAACTATCTCAAAGCTGTGAAGGACAAGTTTGAAGACAGTGAGAAATATGACACTTTCCTTGAAGTCTTGAATGACTGTAAACATCAGGG AGTTGACACTAGTGGCGTCATAGCCAGATTAAAAGATTTGTTCAAGGGCCATGACGACTTACTTTTGGGTTTTAATACCTACTTGTCAAAGGAGTACCAAATAACCATTCTGCCCGAGGATGATTTCCCTATCGATTTTCTTGACAAGGTTGAG GGACCTTATGAAATGACATATCAGCAAGCTCAAACAGTTCAAGCCAATGCCAATATGCAACCTCAAACTGAGTACCCTTCTTCCTCTGCGGTTCAATCATTTTCATCGGGTCAACCTCAGATCCCCACCTCAGCTCCGGATTCTTCACTACTAGCTAAAAGTAATACCTCAGGTATAACTATCATCGAGCACATGTCACAACAGCCTCTAAATGTTGACAAACAAGTTAATGATGGCTATAACTGGCAAAAGTATGGGCAAAAGAAAGTTAAAGGCAGCAAGTTTCCTCTAAGCTATTACAAGTGCACATATCTAGGATGTCCTTCCAAGAGGAAGGTTGAGAGATCTCTTGATGGACAAGTAGCAGAAATCGTCTACAAAGATCGACACAATCACGAACCTCCTAACCAAGGAAAAGATGGTAGCACCACATATCTAAGTGGGAGTTCGACACACATCAATTGCATGAGCTCTGAATTGACAGCATCACAGTTTAGCTCCAACAAGACTAAGATAGAGCAACAGGAAGCAGCAAGTCTAGCTACGACAATAGAGTACATGTCTGAGGCAAGTGACAATGAAGAAGACAGTAATGGAGAAACTAGTGagggagagaaagatgaagacgAGCCTGAACCAAAGAGAAG AATTACAGAAGTTCAGGTTTCGGAACTAGCTGATGCTTCAGATAGAACCGTGAGAGAGCCTAGGGTTATTTTCCAAACAACGAGTGAAGTTGATAATTTAGATGATGGATATAGGTGGCGGAAATATGGACAGAAAGTTGTTAAAGGGAATCCTTATCCAAG GTTTTCCTCCTCTAAAGATTATGATGTCGTAATCAGATACGGAAGAGCAGATATAAGCAATGAGGATTTCATTAGCCATCTTCGTGCTTCCCTCTGCCGGAGAGGGATTTCTGTCTATGAAAAATTTAATGAAGTGGATGCACTTCCAAAATGTAGGGTTTTGATTATAGTATTAACAAGCACATATGTCCCTTCGAACCTCTTAAACATTCTTGAACACCAACATACAGAGGATCGAGTGGTTTATCCAATTTTCTACAGACTATCACCATATGATTTTGTCTGTAACAGCAAGAATTATGAGAGATTTTATCTCCAAGATGAGCCAAAAAAATGGCAAGCTGCTTTGAAGGAAATAACTCAGATGCCTGGCTACACATTGACAGATAA GTCTGAATCTGAACTTATAGATGAGATTGTAAGAGATGCTTTAAAGGTGCTATGTTCTGCTGATAAGGTGAACATGATTGGGATGGATATGCAAGTAGAGGAGATTTTGTCACTGCTATGCATTGAGTCCCTTGATGTTCGCAGCATTGGTATATGGGGTACAGTTGGTATAGGAAAAACAACCATTGCTGAAGAGATCTTTCGCAAAATCTCTGTCCAATATGAGACCTGTGTCGTCCTTAAGGACCTCCACAAAGAAGTTGAGGTAAAAGGTCACGATGCTGTGAGAGAGAATTTTCTGTCTGAAGTTTTAGAGGTAGAACCTCATGTTATCCGGATATCTGACATTAAAACAAGCTTCTTGAGAAGTCGGCTTCAGCGTAAAAGGATCCTTGTTATTCTTGACGATGTGAATGATTACAGAGATGTTGACACCTTTTTGGGGACGCTTAACTATTTTGGTCCAGGAAGCAGAATAATCATGACCTCTAGAAATAGACGTGTTTTCGTACTATGTAAAATCGATCATGTCTATGAGGTTAAGCCATTAGATATTCCTAAGTCTCTACTACTTCTTGATCGTGGGACATGTCAAATTGTTTTGTCACCTGAGGTTTACAAGACATTGTCACTTGAGCTGgtcaaattttcaaatggaAATCCCCAGGTTCTTCAGTTCTTGAGCAGTATTGACAGAGAATGGAATAAGTTATCACAAGAAGTTAAGACAACATCTCCCATTTACATCCCAGGTATATTTGAAAAGAGCTGTTGTGGGCTTGATGACAACGAGAGGGGTATATTTTTGGACATTGCATGTTTCTTTAATAGGATTGATAAAGACAATGTCGCAATGTTGCTGGATGGTTGTGGTTTCTCTGCACATGTCGGATTTAGAGGCCTTGTTGACAAATCACTGTTGACAATATCACAACACAACTTGGTGGACATGCTCAGTTTTATCCAGGCAACTGGTCGAGAAATTGTTCGCCAAGAATCAGCTGACAGACCAGGAGACCGCAGCAGGTTGTGGAATGCCGACTATATCAGACACGTATTCATAAATGACACT GGCACATCAGCTATTGAGGGCATTTTCCTAGACATGTTGAATCTTAAATTTGATGCAAATCCCAACGTGTTCGAGAAAATGTGTAACCTTAGACTGTTGAAATTGTATTGCTCCAAAGCGGAAGAGAAGCATGGAGTATCTTTTCCACAAGGTCTTGAATATTTGCCGAGCAAGCTAAGGCTTCTCCATTGGGAATATTATCCTCTAAGTTCTTTGCCGAAAAGTTTTAATCCAGAGAACCTTGTCGAGCTTAACTTGCCAAGTAGCTGTGCAAAGAAACTTTGGAAAGGAAAAAAG AGTCTGGAAAAGCTTAAAAAGATGAGACTTAGCTACTCCGACCAGTTAACTAAAATCCCAAGACTTTCAAGCGCAACAAATCTTGAGCATATTGATCTTGAAGGTTGCAACAGTTTGTTGAGCCTTAGCCAGTCCATTTCTTATCTTAAGAAGCTTGTTTTTCTGAATTTAAAGGGCTGCTCGAAGCTGGAGAATATTCCATCTATGGTTGATTTAGAATCGCTTGAGGTTCTAAATCTTTCGGGTTGTTCAAAGCTAGGGAACTTCCCGGAGATCTCACCAAATGTGAAAGAACTGTACATGGGTGGGACTATGATACAAGAAATCCCGTCATCGATTAAGAACTTGGTATTGCTTGAGAAACTGGACCTGGAAAACAGTAGACATCTCAAGAATCTTCCAACAAGCATCTACAAGTTGAAGCATCTTGAAACTCTAAATCTTTCAGGCTGCATAAGCCTGGAGCGATTTCCAGACTCGTCGAGAAGGATGAAATGCTTAAGGTTTTTGGATTTAAGCAGGACAGACATTAAAGAGCTGCCCTCTTCCATATCGTATCTGACTGCTCTTGACGAACTATTATTCGTAGACTCCAGGAGAAACTCGCCAGTTGTAACCAATCCCAATGCCAATTCAACTGAGTTGATGCCTTCTGAGTCAAGTAAGCTTGAGATCTTAGGTACTCCGGCAGATAACGAAGTAGTTGTTGGTGGTACGGTAGAGAAAACCCGTGGTATTGAACGAACGCCGACTATTTTGGTGAAGTCGAGAGAGTATCTAATTCCCGATGATGTTGTGGCGGTTGGTGGTGATATTAAGGGGCTAAGACCACCAGTACTTCAGCTCCAACCAGCAATGAAACTATCTCATATTCCTCGAGGATCAACTTGGGATTTCGTTACGCATTTCGCTCCACCTGAAACAGTTGCGCCGCCGAGTTCCTCTTCAGAAGCCAGGGAAGAGGAAGTGGAAACGGAAGAGACGGGAGCTATGTTTATCCCATTGGGGGATAAGGAGACATGCTCATTCACTGTAAACAAGGGTGACTCCTCAAGGACAATATCTAATACGTCGCCGATTTATGCCTCCGAAGGATCTTTCATCACGTGTTGGCAGAAGGGTCAACTTCTGGGACGAGGATCATTAGGGTCCGTATATGAAGGCATTTCAGC AGACGGGGACTTCTTTGCTTTCAAGGAAGTTTCACTACTTGATCAGGGAAGTCAGGCACATGAATGGATACAACAAGTCGAGGGG GGGATTGCGCTACTTAGTCAGCTTCAGCATCAGAATATCGTGCGATATCGTGGCACAACTAAG GACGAGTCGAATTTGTACATTTTTCTTGAACTTGTAACCCAAGGGTCCCTTCGAAAACTCTACCAAAGAAACCAGCTTGGGGACTCTGTAGTCTCCTTATACACAAGACAGATTCTTGATGGATTGAAATATCTCCACGATAAAGGTTTTATACACAG GAACATTAAATGTGCAAATGTATTGGTGGACGCTAATGGAACAGTTAAACTTGCAGATTTTGGATTGGCTAAG GTAATGTCCCTCTGGCGAACTCCGTATTGGAATTGGATGGCTCCAGAg GTTATTCTTAACCCGAAGGATTATGATGGTTATGGAACTCCAGCTGATATATGGAGCCTTGGGTGTACTGTGCTAGAAATGTTGACTGGTCAGATTCCCTACTCCGATCTGGAAATC GGTACAGCCTTGTATAACATTGGAACGGGTAAGCTTCCGAAAATACCTGATATTCTATCGCTAGACGCCCGGGATTTCATACTTACGTGTCTCAAAGTGAACCCGGAAGAGCGGCCAACTGCAGCTGAGCTGCTTAACCATCCATTTGTGAATATGCCATTACCATCCTCGGGCTCAGGTTCAGTATCTTCGCTCCTCCGTGGATGA